In Juglans microcarpa x Juglans regia isolate MS1-56 chromosome 1S, Jm3101_v1.0, whole genome shotgun sequence, the genomic stretch AGGGTTTTGGGTCTCTCTTTTCTCGACGAAGGACAAAGCTAGATTAAATTCGAATTTAAAGTAGTCTCAATCATGCACATGAGTTGTATTAATCTTATAATCGAATTAATTGTAAgtttcttatacaaaatatagtcGTTTTCGTCGTAAATATTTAATTACGAAGGAAGGGTACCTTTTCTTCTAATAAGTTTTTCGTTCACATGACGGGAATCAGCTCCCTCACTTACTTTTGTTTCAATCAGATCAGATCGAGATTCCAAGTATGCAGTATTTTGCacgtgttgttattattattaaagactAAAGTAGGCTACTCTTGGCTTGTATGCATGCACGATCCAGTAATATTTATTAGGATATACCACCATGAGCAGATCCCCATCAATCCTTTCAATTCAATTGttcttatatataaagtacTTGAGAATTatccattaataattaatttataacctCGCAAACCCAGAATGAATTAATTAAacagaatatatattttctttgaatctgAATCATGTCTCATGTGAATCagaatatttcattttccttcaaatttcaggaaaaaaaaaaaaaaaaaacatgcagtCTGAGGCTTTCCAAATTATACTTGATCATCTGATGATCTGGCCTCCCAAGAAAAcctttatttaattattagtcACCTTTCACTAACatagaaaacccaaaaaaagaaaacatgcacGAACATTTCACAAATTTTATGCTCTTTTAAGTGGTCCCATGCAGCCACTTCCAAACCATAAAAAACACATCGTCCCAACCATATTTATTTCACGAACACAAATGCAAAACATtcctagaaaataaaataattcccCAGATTCTCAAGATGTTGTTGAtgatatgtgtgtatatatatatatatataaatgctctCCATACTTCTCATGATTTATAGTCCGATCATCATGTAATCACTTGGCTGACTTCCAAAGGGTTGACCAGTTTGGAAGTTTCTGATCTATATACTCCGCTATTCTGGGCTTTTGCTTGAAGCCAGAGGGGCTGATGATCTAGAAGCTAGGGCAAAACATTATGAAAGCAAACTGCAAGAACACATGACCTAGGAATAActgaatatataatttataatcacgAGTCACGAAGAAACCGAATCtggtatttctttattttcttgatctCTTGCATGCGGCCTGCCTTAAAATGTATGTTTAAGGAATCCTATGTGCATGGTTCTAATTTGaatatcattacaaaataaaaaattacattttatatagaATTGTAGTCTGTATTTCTTTGagaattaaatgtttttttttttttttaaaaagacaaGATCGATAGAGTCATATACATGATCATattaacaattatatatttggatgaaaaaaaaaataatagaagttTCAACGATAATTTTTACTTGTAAATCTGCATGAAAGGCATATTCTTCGTACAGTggatataataatttaataaaagttatttttttaaaatattacttaatACTGTTCCAGCAGCTTAGAGGTCATATGTCACGTCGACGTGCCTTGCAACCTATTCAACCTTTCAATTCATCAAGTAGGTATGGTGGGTGGGCACCGATCAAGGAGATCTCAAATAGGAGCATTCTCCTCGAAGTCAAAACACTCTACGTGTTTGTTATCCAGCAATAGAGCTAGGCTACGTAGCTCCACCCACCCTcaccaaattttattttcttataatacgAGATAAAcgttcaaaaatattttaaatataaaatgattacataaatatatatactttgatataatatataaaattataaaataaataacaaatctaatatcgtaaaaaataattgtgacaACAATTCAAATTGCTACAACCAAAACTAATTTATACCAATTGGTCACGacattatatgaaaaataattatttataatgaattattcgtgacaaaaataataatttattattataaaaatattcttattttaataaaaaaatcatttttatcccAATTAActgaatatatataagattttttttatatataatacgaAGAAGATGCATTAATTGACTCCGTTGAAAACTGAGAACTTCGACACGTGACAAAtccataatatataactatatacaTGTTGGCTTGGATCCCGATGCACGAAGCCAGTGGTGTACTGTCACTATTAAAATTGCAAGTGATAGGAAGCGATCAAGTGTACTGTGAAATTCTTGATGGTAGGTCAAACAAAATATAAgctttatcattatttatttttatatagttttatttaatataatatgtgataCCAATCCCGAGAATGCAGGATAAGGATAAATTATGTAatataataaagagaaaatctcAGAAACATCCGTCaggtatatttttcttataatgaagCATACCTTATTGCGGAAAATCTTGAGACTTTCCCCTCTCTCGTTTTCTCCCTCCTCTTACGATTCTCTCTTTTGACTTCTCTGAATTTTCTGTgtagatgttaaagtgagttgagttgaattgtaataataaaatattattaaaatattattttttaatattattattattttaaaatttaaaaaagttgaattatttattatattttatattgaaatttgaaaaaattataatgataaattaagataagttgagataaatttaataaccaaacgcaccctatTCTCCCACCCGATTCTTCCCCTCTTCTGCTATTCCTCTCCCTGATTTCAACTCTCTTTTTTCGTTCTACTCTTCCGTTCCTACCAATCTCATATTGTGGCTAGCTGGAATGCATTTATGCTCTTGGGAGACTTTCTGATAATAAATTTCTGACGGTACGGAGTGATCTTTGTTTTCCTCCTCCCTTAGTTCATTGCTTCTTTCACTTCTTTTAtgcttctttttaatttctttaaggTGTGTTACATTAACCTGGTATTGGTATGAATTTTTCGTGTTTGGTCTCTCTCAGTGGTAAAAGGGTTTCTTTGGAAACagaaattagaatttttttgtctttctttgcACGGAGGTTTCGAAATCAGAATCTTTCTTTGCAATGGGTGGTTTCGAAAtcaaaaatttctcatttaccaaataaaatttatctaacgagagagagagagctacaaACTAACCTCAAATTCTTTGGAAGCTACAAATCTCAAAGGCCAACTAGGGGGTTTCGAAGGGACGGTGGGAGATAGGAGAGGAGGTCGACAGGACAATTTTTTCCAGAAAGAGGCAAGGGAGGACGCCGGCGGGGGTAGGGGGATGAGTATAGAGAAGATAAAACTGGAGAAGAGAGGAGTTGTGGTCTCGCGCACATTTTGAAAAGTTTTGATCTGCTATATGCTGCTTTATTCACGATATTACTGAAATTCATGCGTGGCATGTTGTTATTCGCTGGTGTAAAAAACCACTTGACACCCGACCAGCTCCAAGTGCTTCTCTATAATAAATCATGTCCATTTCaatgtttttggtttttatcaCAACTTGCTGTACCCTACATATTTTCCGAGTGATTTGTGCTGAATGTAATTTATAAGCGATAGTGAGTATACTTCTATGAACttctcaattattttaatattaaatattatggaTGATAATATATGACATGATCTGTTCATCCAATACGAACGAACACGACAAGATAAAAGTAGCTTAAAATTTAGACTTAACAAATTcaggtcaaaacggattgacccgttaagacacgattgcttaacgagttaatccgttttgacccgttaagaaaatcaaaattacaattatacccttatacctacaaataaaattgttgagattttaattttgatatttttattgtttggattgtaattttagacttatagttagttatattttttttatatagatattgtgattttaacatttatataaaattatactaaacttaaATAGGTTAAACGAGTTAATTTCATATATGTttaactcatttacataaacgagtcaaaatgggttgacacgacacgaccctttatgttaatgggtcgtgttagagTTTGAGATTGTAACACGATAAACTTAACGAGTTGGATTAGAGTTGactcatataatataatatgcatgtcttgacacgacacgaatacCATCCGTTAACACAATTTGACACCTATAATATTAATTGAGTTGATTTTATATAGTTACATAAGATATAATGTGAGTGAATTAAGGACTAATTATTAATGCGTTCAGAGAATATGATAGGGACACAATCATAAATGGGTTAATACTTCCTCAGGAATGCAAAGTCACGATATGGGTATAATCCTACGGTAAAAAAGTGATAGATTTGttctaaaactttattttcaacaaaaataaaaaaatctaatatattatatcaaaacattgaagtttataattttttttatgagattttttttataaattcgaactcaatatttttttttattaaatgttgaGTTCCGATGCATCATCTTTATCTTTTTCCGATTGACTCATTTCTCtcttatcatctttttttttttttaaaaaaaaaaagagatttgtcttgttttacaatttttttctttggatgTGGGGTGGAAAGTTGAAACTCAAATTTGTTGATGTCCACCAAACCCAGCGTTGACATCAACATGCATGACCCTCCCATGCTCGATCGGCCACCTACATGCATGACACCAAAACCACGAGCCACATGCATGGTGTTTAGCATGTTCCCGGATCTCAGATTTATCCCATCAGTTGCGGTCCtcgcacaaaaaaataaaaaataaataaatattaatccTCCAGGTCTTATGATTTTGTCACGAGCTACTTCCTCTCGGTGCTAATTCTTATACCAAGATCATGGGAGTGAAGAGCAGAGCTCTTTCAAGAATTTTAACTCACATTTTCATTATGCGTTCTAAATATTCATGTGATCTTATCAGATATTTTGTGatacttttattaaattgaaaaatactttaatcataaagaaattttgtagAAGTAAATTCATATGATTTGATAtgcatgatatattaatttataaagttatttttattgtacagtacatttaatgtatcatatgaagtcaatttattgatttatttttattgaatcttTTAGTGAcaaagaactatatatatatgatattatttattaaaaaaataagtaatgcTAAGTTTAGAGaggttttataaaataaattataattatggtGACCATACATATATACGTGCAACCTATTGAAGAATCTTTACGGGGGCCTTTGAAACGTTATGGGAGTCTATATATCAAGTACGAGCTATAGAGGGTAGGTTTGGATgataaactcatttcaacttattattacaattttttcaaattttaatacaaaatataataaataatttaattttttcaaattttaaaataataataatattaaaaataatattctaacaatattttatcatttcaaatcaattcaatttaactcaattcaatatttaaatgcaGACTAAAGCTATCTCAAGACGACTAGACTTGCTTACATCTCTTGTTTCAAGTCCCCGGTGAATCCTTTTCCATTCTCGcgtttcaatattttttttcttggtgtgtttttaactttttttacaCCGTATTTTCACAATATAAGCTATGATTGTAGGCCCCATCTCAccatttgaaggaaaaaattttattacagCCTATTATGTACTGCAGCCGCGCACATCATGTGttgagttttaaaataaaaaaaaaaaaaaaaaaaaaatctcacatgaAGTATGCAGAAAGAGTATAACTGATGAACAGAATATCTCTCATTTGAATCATGAACTGGAtttccaatttatttttattcatagaTGTtcatggaaaaaattaaaaaaacaaaggtaTTCAtggatcgagagagagagagagagacagcaAAGACGAAACAGCGTTTATGTATCTGGATTCTGAACTcaggaaaattattttaaaaaaaaaaaagcgagaCAGTAAGCGATAGCGTGTAGGTCGCCACGAGGGTTCCTTCCAACTCTCACAGGCTCACACCTCAGTTACAGTGAAGTCTGGAtcatcaatttatctcaacttattattataatttttttaaattttaatataaaatataataaataatttaatttttttcaaattttaaaataataataatattaaaaaataatattctaataatattttatcaactcaactcaattcaactcaactcactcacttcaacgtaaaaaaaaaaaaaaaaaaactcatctcgTGATGGACTCGTGCACCCATGTGCAGCAGTAGCACTTTGGTTCTCACTAAACGGCACAGCGAGCAGAGCAATACTATATAAGAAGCGGCACCCACATTCGGGCTCAACATCTCATCTTCCCCTTCGCACCTCGCCGGGGCCTTCAAACCACACCATTggagaaggaaaaacaaaaccattacCACCCCCCGAGAAACAGTTCTCAAAGTGAAGTAGAACTTCATACAGGAACTGGGTTGCGTTTAAATTAGAGTTCTGACTGACATTTTctagatattttttgttttgagttccGGCATTGTTTTTTAAAGTTGATACTCTGAAGGAGAGAGAGCCAGGAATTGTGATCTCTGATGGCCGAGATCGGATTAGAATGGTGGGGTTCGAGGTTGATTAAAGTAGTTTTGATTAGTTTTCTCCTTATGGCTTCGTTGTTTGTTTCGGCAAAAGGAAGCTTGGAGCAAGAAGCTTCAAGTTACGGTGAGAAAGAAAAGGTCGAGTCTGATTACATTACGAAAGTATTGAGCTTTTTATGGCAACCGAGCCGATTGGGTTATACGCATGTTTGGCCGGTGAGTCCAACTTAATTCTATTGTCTTACAATGTCTATACTGTTGTGTAGGATTACATGTGCTTCTTTATTGACGACAGGTTTTTTCATGATTCTTGAATAGCATGTGTTTCTCGATTGAATGATTGTACAAGTCGAGTTGACTTCGTTTCCTCTACCCTCTTTCTCATTTTTGGAAAACCAAACTGACTATAGATTTCAAAAGTTAAATCTTTCTTTCAGTATGTTTTCTCCCAACATGGTGAACAACGAATATTGTTTTTGTAAGTTCTGTTTGGGTGTAACACAATGCTGTACTACTAATTACCCTTTTCTTCTCTAAAAATGTTTTTTCCCCTTGCAATTTGTTGATAGTATGCCAATTAAACGGTGAAAACATTGGAAGTATTAATTACGAGAGATTGGGTTCTCAGGAACTGGAATTTGGCTGGAAAATTGTTGTTGGTACCATAATAGGATTCTTTGGGGCAGCTTTTGGAACCGTGGGAGGAGTTGGTGGGGGTGGCATTTTTGTTCCTATGCTCACCCTTATTATTGGGTTTGATCAGAAATCATCCACAGCAATATCAAAATGTAAGTACTATCCCTCGTAGgtgtttcttctccttttcgATTATTGCTGTCACTGAAAAGCTGTTAAGAAGCCTTACGTTACGCCAATGCAAAGTTGGGAGATAGTTGGATATTGAACTAAAACTGTCTAGAAATTGAACTTGTATCAATTATCCCTGCAGCCATCTATCAGAGTTTTTACAAAATTCTATCTTGGAATGTTTAAGTCGCATCAATTTCCAAGTTGTCTACTGCTTGAATATCAACGCACTGGAATTTTTTGGGCCCGTTTTGACTAATTCTCCACATAAGCTTTCTGATCCAAGGAATCAGTTTGTTCTTTATACTTTCTAATTTTGTTTCTCCCAGTTTGTTTTTGAATAATACTGattctttgaattttgaaatgggGCATTGGACTGTCAGAGCCATGTGCGTTTGATATAGTTTTTCCTCTCCTTCATTTGTGTATTCGGCACTTCTTATTTGGATAAGTAAATCTGGACAGCTTTTTGTCTAATTTACTTTTCACCACCTGAGGGCAATTTTCTATGTATTGGTTTGTTTGGTCAGGTATGATCATGGGTGGAGCTGCCGCAACTGTTTTCTACAATTTAAAGCAAAGACACCCTACGCTTGATCTTCCTGTCATTGACTATGACCTTGCACTTCTGTTTCAACCAATGTTGGTGTTAGGGATCAGTATTGGAGTTGCTTTCAATGTGATTTTTGCTGACTGGATGATCACAGTCTTGCTAATTCTAACCTTCCTAGGTATCTATTTTCTGAATTACTCTCTGAATGTTTTTCTTGGATAACTTCCCTTATCCGTTCATGATTATCTGCAGTCACTTCAATTAAGGCATACCTAAGGGGTATTGAAACGTGGAAAAAGGAAACCATACTCAAAAAGGTAGCTCAAGCTCTGCTCATAATATAGGTTGAATTGAACTTCTTTATGCTTCAACAGTCAACTTATTACTTGTTCCTCGTTTTTCCAGGAGGCTGCTAGATTCTCGCAATCAAATGGTGAGTTGATCTCGCATTTTCTCTTTGGCATGAAAAAGGTATATCTTGGGTTTCTCAAAGAATTCTTGATCAGGTAACGGTGTTGAAGAGGGTGAATACAAACCTCTACCTGAAGGCCCAGGCAATGGAACTCATTCAGAGGCTAAAGAATCTGAAAAGTCAAAGGTAAGAATAAATGGTTAACGCTTCCTTGACTCATAGTTTCATGACTGATCTCTGTAACCTTCCCAGGTCTCCATTATTGAGAACATTTACTGGAAGGAAGTTGGAATTCTTTCAGCTGTATGGATTATTATCCTTGTACTGGAAATTGctaaggtttttcttttttcccagcTATATCCGTACTTTCTTTTCCGAGCCTATACTTGGTTAGTTTTTCTTTGGTTTGAGCATCAAAGAGCTAGATTGATGTGTTTTTTCATGTGTTGGAAACAGAACTACACGACAACTTGCTCAGTGTCATACTGGGTGCTAAACCTATTGCAGGTACCTTCCACCACTTAATAAGGATATAATCAAATGTATAgatccttttctcttttttgtttataCTATTTTCAGCATTGGGAATGAATATAGCCTCGTGGTTGGGAGTTGGAACCAAGCATTCATAATAGAGCTATGAGCTTGATGCTAAGATTCTTGAAATCTGTCACCTGAAGCATCTTAGTGGTTTTGTCATTTCTTGTCATTCAGATTCCAGTGGCCGTTGGAGCATCTTCATATGAAGCTGTTAAGCTATACAAAGGGCAGAGAGTGATTGCATCAAACGGAGAAGCAGGCACAAATTGGAAGGTGCACCAGCTGGTTCTTTGTTGTGCAGGTGGCCTTCTAGCTGGTATAGTTGGTGGGTTGCTTGGTCTTGGTGGAGGATTCATTTTGGGTCCACTTTTTCTGGAGCTGGGAATCCCTCCTCAGGTGCACATGGTGCTTTCATtcaagtataaaaaatatttatattttttttaaaatctataacATTTATGTTAGGCAGTACTTTGTATTTCTTTGTACAGTTAAATTTTAATAGCCTCAAGAAAACGGGTAATGAAGGAAGCACTGCATCTTATTTCAGAAGAAACTTCATAGGAGTTATTCAGTGATTTGATGATAACATTTAATCCAGCAGCCACCTTTCTGGTTCCACATTTGAGAAAGGGCAttcaaaataactgaaatttattttctaagcCATTGATAAAATATTCTCACTTAAATTCGATTTCCCCTTGATGATTTCACAGCTTGAGTTTACTGAACTTAATATCTTTCAGGTGTCAAGTGCCACAGCTACCTTTGCCATGACATTTTCCTCGTCCATGTCTGTCGTAGAATATTACCTTCTGAAACGTTTCCCTGTTCCTTACGGTAAGTAAAGTTGAGTACaacaacacaaaaaatataattagatcACCAAAGGAGGTTAAttccttttttcttattattttcagaCACAAGTGATCATTTTGTCTGATATTTCTTGCAGCTCTGT encodes the following:
- the LOC121247746 gene encoding sulfite exporter TauE/SafE family protein 3-like, giving the protein MAEIGLEWWGSRLIKVVLISFLLMASLFVSAKGSLEQEASSYGEKEKVESDYITKVLSFLWQPSRLGYTHVWPELEFGWKIVVGTIIGFFGAAFGTVGGVGGGGIFVPMLTLIIGFDQKSSTAISKCMIMGGAAATVFYNLKQRHPTLDLPVIDYDLALLFQPMLVLGISIGVAFNVIFADWMITVLLILTFLVTSIKAYLRGIETWKKETILKKEAARFSQSNGNGVEEGEYKPLPEGPGNGTHSEAKESEKSKVSIIENIYWKEVGILSAVWIIILVLEIAKNYTTTCSVSYWVLNLLQIPVAVGASSYEAVKLYKGQRVIASNGEAGTNWKVHQLVLCCAGGLLAGIVGGLLGLGGGFILGPLFLELGIPPQVSSATATFAMTFSSSMSVVEYYLLKRFPVPYALYFIAVSTIAAVIGQYVVRRVITILGRASLIIFILATTIFVSAISLGGVGIANVIEDIKDKAYMGFENICTYDA